Proteins co-encoded in one Tursiops truncatus isolate mTurTru1 chromosome 17, mTurTru1.mat.Y, whole genome shotgun sequence genomic window:
- the PRDM14 gene encoding PR domain zinc finger protein 14: MALRLPSEAGPQDKGCYPPDRLQSSPQRLAAYYPPFQPYSHYGNTLSAAEEGLQTFRQLEALSTSPSLSPFAFRMAPPLLSPGLALQREPLYDLPWYNKLPSWYPIPHRPREVPHFPNGSREFTGASSEDAGPAGGRSDGGQCWGPEIFVPPPPVDASLFPERPKPSQLLPCSPRERSEDGPKLANQVGKASHRYHFTQEDLHLVLYGVIPSLQNSARLHHAISGLLVPTDSSGSGSLPRTLDNNSLQLPEGLCLGHTKFGEVAHFGVFCSSPVAKGVRFGPFQGKVVNTSEVRTHGDNSLMWEIFEDGHLSHFIDGKGGAGNWMSYVNCARFPMEQNLVAVQCQGQIFYESCKEIYQNQELLVWYGDCYEKFLDIPMSLQVIKHGKQASGPLEESAEGYRCERCGKVFTYKYYRDKHLKYTPCVDKGDRKFPCSLCKRSFEKRDRLRIHVLHVHEKHRPHKCSTCGKCFSQSSSLNKHMRVHSGDRPYHCVYCTKRFTASSILRTHIRQHSGEKPFKCKYCGKSFASHAAHDSHVRRSHKEDDGCSCNICGKTFPGQEAFYSHMKFHENC, translated from the exons ATGGCTCTGCGGCTGCCAAGTGAGGCCGGACCCCAGGACAAGGGGTGCTACCCGCCCGACAGGCTCCAGAGCAGCCCCCAACGCCTGGCCGCCTACTACCCGCCTTTCCAGCCCTACAGCCACTACGGGAACACCCTAAGCGCCGCGGAGGAGGGTTTGCAAACTTTCCGGCAGCTGGAGGCCCTGTCCACGTCCCCGTCTCTGTCCCCCTTCGCCTTCCGGATGGCGCCTCCCTTGCTGAGCCCCGGCCTGGCCCTGCAGAGGGAGCCGCTCTACGACCTGCCCTGGTACAATAAGCTGCCGTCGTGGTACCCAATTCCCCACCGCCCCAGGGAAGTGCCGCACTTCCCGAACGGCAGTCGCGAGTTTACAGGCGCCTCCAGTGAAGACGCGGGCCCCGCTGGCGGCCGTAGCGACGGTGGCCAGTGCTGGGGACCTGAAATTTTCGTGCCGCCGCCCCCTGTGGATGCTTCGCTGTTCCCTGAGAGGCCGAAGCCCTCCCAGCTGTTACCGTGCTCCCCCAGAGAGCGCTCTGAGGATGGCCCCAAACTCGCGAACCAAGTCGGGAAGGCATCTCACCGTTACCACTTCACCCAGGAAGACCTGCACTTAGTTCTCTACGGGGTCATCCCCAGCCTTCAGAACTCAGCCCGCCTGCACCACGCGATTTCGGGCCTCCTGGTCCCCACAGACAGCTCAG GGTCTGGTTCTCTTCCTCGGACTCTGGATAACAACTCCCTTCAGCTACCAGAAG GTCTCTGCCTTGGGCACACGAAATTCGGTGAAGTGGCACATTTTGGTGTGTTCTGCAGTAGCCCTGTCGCCAAAGGAGTCAGGTTTGGGCCCTTTCAGGGTAAAGTGGTCAACACCAGCGAAGTCAGGACACACGGAGACAATTCCCTGATGTGGGAG atCTTTGAAGATGGTCATTTGAGCCACTTTATTGATGGAAAAGGAGGTGCAGGGAACTGGATGTCCTATGTCAACTGTGCTCGTTTCCCCATGGAGCAGAACCTGGTTGCAGTCCAGTGTCAAGGGCAGATCTTTTATGAAAGCTGCAAGGAGATCTACCAGAACCAAGAGCTCCTTGTGTGGTACGGAGATTGCTATGAGAAGTTTTTGGACATTCCCATGAGCCTGCAGGTCATAAAGCACGGGAAGCAGGCGTCTGGGCCCTTGGAAG AGTCTGCAGAAGGGTACAGGTGTGAAAGATGTGGAAAAGTATTTACCTACAAATATTACAGAGACAAGCATCTCAAGTACACCCCCTGTGTGGACAAGGGTGACAGGAAATTCCCCTGTTCTTTATGCAAACGGTCCTTTGAGAAGAGAGACCGGCTCCGGATCCACGTCCTTCACGTTCATGAGAAACATCGGCCTCACAAG TGTTCTACATGTGGGAAATGTTTCTCTCAATCTTCCAGCCTAAACAAACACATGAGAGTCCACTCTGGAGACAGACCCTACCACTGTGTGTATTGTACAAAG AGGTTCACTGCCTCTAGTATACTCCGCACACATATCAGGCAGCACTCCGGGGAGAAGCCCTTCAAATGCAAGTACTGTGGTAAATCTTTTGCATCCCACGCTGCCCACGACAGCCATGTCCGACGCTCGCACAAGGAGGATGACGGCTGTTCCTGTAACATCTGTGGAAAAACCTTCCCAGGTCAAGAAGCCTTCTACTCCCACATGAAGTTTCATGAAAACTGCTAG